A genomic segment from Thermotoga neapolitana DSM 4359 encodes:
- a CDS encoding ABC transporter permease, with the protein MKENVLKMTTGTSRLKVMSNILIRGGSLVGLLGLVIVFSVLSPYFFTISNWLNILRQVSVLLILASAQTMVIISAGIDLSVGAILALGGCLAAVAMSYWGWNFLLGSLLGVAVATLVGFFNGSIITKGRIPDFIATLGMLGAVRGVALLITGGLPVPSHFTATALKGYLPEALIWLGSGDIGPVPVPALVALIMVLITWFVLSRTCLGRSIYAVGGNREAARESGINVDKVKTIVYTLSGLYAGIAGLVMVGRMNSANALMAEGIELNTIAAVVIGGTNLFGGEGSVLGTLIGALLIGVLSNGLNLLDVEPFWQKVINGLLIIIIVVFDQWRRRRLTA; encoded by the coding sequence ATGAAGGAAAACGTTTTGAAAATGACAACCGGAACCAGCAGATTAAAAGTGATGAGCAACATCCTTATTAGAGGAGGATCACTGGTAGGACTTTTGGGATTGGTGATAGTCTTCTCTGTTCTCTCTCCATATTTCTTCACCATCAGCAACTGGCTCAATATTCTCAGACAGGTTTCTGTACTCTTGATCTTAGCATCCGCCCAGACGATGGTGATCATCTCTGCGGGTATAGATCTTTCCGTTGGAGCAATACTGGCTCTTGGTGGGTGCTTGGCTGCTGTTGCGATGAGTTATTGGGGTTGGAATTTCCTTCTTGGCTCACTTCTTGGTGTAGCTGTCGCCACACTGGTTGGATTCTTCAATGGTTCCATCATCACAAAAGGAAGAATACCTGATTTTATCGCCACATTAGGAATGTTGGGAGCTGTCAGAGGAGTAGCACTCCTCATAACAGGTGGTCTGCCCGTACCTTCACATTTCACAGCCACTGCGCTCAAGGGATACCTTCCAGAAGCTCTCATCTGGTTAGGAAGTGGTGACATAGGACCGGTACCAGTTCCCGCCCTGGTCGCTCTCATAATGGTACTTATTACATGGTTTGTGCTATCACGAACATGCCTCGGTCGCTCGATTTATGCGGTGGGAGGAAACAGAGAAGCAGCCAGAGAATCAGGAATAAATGTTGACAAGGTGAAGACGATAGTTTACACCTTGTCGGGATTGTACGCCGGTATAGCAGGATTGGTTATGGTGGGAAGGATGAATTCGGCAAACGCTCTGATGGCAGAGGGTATAGAGCTAAACACGATAGCAGCCGTTGTTATAGGAGGTACCAACCTCTTTGGCGGTGAAGGAAGTGTCCTTGGAACATTGATAGGTGCTCTGCTGATCGGTGTGTTGAGTAACGGCTTGAACCTCCTAGATGTAGAACCTTTCTGGCAGAAAGTAATCAACGGTCTTCTCATCATAATCATTGTTGTGTTCGATCAATGGAGGAGAAGAAGACTCACAGCATGA
- a CDS encoding Gfo/Idh/MocA family oxidoreductase, whose product MVNLCVIGAGRVGKHHTSVITRRIPKGRVVGIYDKDQELTREVASEFGIRAYSSIEEIGEDPTVDAVIITTPTFTHHSIATYFMSKKKHVFCEKPLAITLEEAYDMKRVLENSGVKFQIGFMRRFDSGFREAKEIIENGLLGDIMSIRSITRGPGLPPEWAWDVEKSNGFLAEVNSHDFDSVRWLCDSEFVEVFAYGKARKEKKILEKYPDFYDTSVVSFLLENETIGVIEGSCPVEYGYDARVEVLGTKGLLMIGDVQDHQSVLFCETAKKSVRKTIGGWRDRFKEAYILELENFIESILNDKEPSPSIEDGIKALEAVIAANKSIKEGRPVKIEEVRK is encoded by the coding sequence ATGGTTAACCTGTGTGTCATAGGTGCTGGAAGGGTGGGAAAACATCATACAAGTGTTATCACTCGCAGAATACCGAAGGGGAGAGTAGTTGGTATTTACGACAAAGATCAGGAACTCACAAGAGAGGTGGCAAGCGAATTCGGTATAAGAGCGTACAGCAGTATTGAGGAAATAGGAGAGGATCCCACAGTAGACGCTGTGATCATCACAACTCCTACATTCACTCATCACTCGATAGCTACCTACTTTATGAGCAAGAAAAAACATGTCTTTTGTGAAAAACCCCTTGCTATCACTTTAGAAGAAGCGTACGATATGAAAAGAGTGCTCGAAAACTCAGGAGTCAAGTTCCAAATAGGTTTTATGAGACGTTTCGATAGTGGATTCAGAGAAGCCAAAGAAATCATAGAGAACGGATTACTTGGCGATATCATGTCCATCAGAAGTATCACGAGGGGTCCTGGTTTACCTCCGGAGTGGGCATGGGATGTCGAGAAAAGCAACGGCTTCCTGGCGGAAGTGAACAGCCATGATTTTGACAGTGTAAGGTGGCTCTGCGACTCCGAGTTTGTGGAAGTATTTGCCTACGGGAAGGCCAGAAAGGAGAAAAAGATTCTTGAGAAGTACCCAGATTTTTACGACACATCGGTGGTCAGCTTTCTCCTGGAAAACGAGACGATAGGAGTCATAGAGGGAAGCTGTCCTGTTGAGTACGGTTACGATGCAAGGGTAGAAGTACTGGGAACAAAAGGGCTGTTGATGATCGGTGATGTTCAGGATCATCAATCAGTACTCTTCTGTGAAACGGCGAAGAAGTCCGTGAGAAAGACTATAGGAGGATGGAGGGACAGGTTCAAAGAAGCCTACATACTGGAACTGGAAAACTTCATAGAGTCCATTTTGAATGATAAAGAGCCTTCACCCAGTATAGAAGATGGAATAAAAGCGTTAGAAGCGGTGATAGCTGCAAATAAGTCCATCAAAGAAGGAAGACCGGTGAAAATTGAGGAGGTACGAAAATGA
- a CDS encoding zinc-dependent dehydrogenase, with product MSEPKLCEEGAVIRVVSAAVCATDVKIYKHGHFKIKDGESRILGHEIFGEIYEISDGFSDRFPAGTKVFVAPNIGCGKCNYCLVGKYNLCPDYDAFGITLDGALAEYMFIPARAFEQGNVMKVKENEDEVFTPLVEPLSTCVYNLNNISIKPGDKVLVFGAGFMGSLNALVAKHMGASFVAVVDPKRERLEKAKEIGIHYRLDPSVEDIKKVSWEITEGQGFDVVIVTAPLPEVQALSLEIVAKLGRVSFFAGLPKKSNFPSINTNLIHYNQLVLTGTTGADVEYYRRALEMFHHRDDLREDIKKLVTSVVTLEELPEAFERLTQGIELKVVVKTE from the coding sequence GTGAGCGAACCCAAGTTGTGCGAAGAAGGAGCGGTGATTAGAGTTGTCTCTGCCGCAGTCTGTGCCACCGATGTGAAGATATACAAACACGGCCATTTCAAAATAAAAGACGGAGAAAGCAGAATTTTAGGGCACGAGATTTTTGGTGAAATATATGAAATTTCCGATGGTTTTTCTGACAGATTCCCCGCTGGTACAAAGGTGTTTGTGGCTCCGAACATCGGATGTGGTAAATGTAACTACTGTCTGGTGGGTAAGTATAACTTGTGCCCAGATTATGACGCCTTCGGTATAACGCTAGATGGAGCATTAGCTGAGTACATGTTCATACCTGCCAGAGCGTTTGAACAAGGAAATGTTATGAAAGTTAAGGAAAATGAAGATGAGGTGTTTACACCCCTCGTTGAGCCCCTCTCCACGTGCGTTTATAATTTGAACAACATCTCGATAAAACCGGGAGATAAGGTTTTAGTGTTTGGGGCAGGATTCATGGGATCACTGAACGCCCTGGTCGCAAAACACATGGGGGCTTCGTTTGTAGCAGTGGTAGATCCGAAGAGAGAAAGACTCGAAAAAGCGAAAGAGATCGGTATCCATTATCGCCTGGACCCTTCTGTTGAGGATATCAAGAAAGTTTCCTGGGAGATCACCGAAGGTCAGGGCTTCGATGTGGTGATTGTCACTGCGCCACTCCCAGAGGTGCAGGCTCTCTCTTTGGAAATCGTCGCAAAACTAGGAAGGGTGAGTTTTTTCGCTGGTCTCCCAAAAAAATCTAACTTCCCGAGTATCAACACGAACCTGATTCACTACAATCAACTGGTACTCACCGGTACTACAGGAGCAGATGTTGAGTACTACAGAAGGGCACTCGAAATGTTTCATCATCGGGACGATTTAAGGGAGGACATAAAGAAATTAGTGACTTCCGTGGTTACTCTTGAGGAGTTGCCCGAGGCTTTCGAGAGATTGACACAGGGAATTGAATTGAAGGTTGTTGTAAAAACAGAGTGA
- a CDS encoding FGGY-family carbohydrate kinase — protein MFYIMGVDLGTTNVKAAIFDENGKHVAEDSLEVPLRQPKPGWAEQDLNEILSVATSCIRNTLEKANIDPSKIVGIAFDGQMSGLGAVDKNLEPVMPFDSWLDTRCTPYIKKMYKYADLIIQRSGGAPGYSHGPKILRWKEEMPELFDKISKVVVPATYVASKLAGLKASDVFIDYTYLHFSNVCDLKNIRWDEELCQMFGIPAEKLPRIVKPWEIVGKLSKEASSKTGLLEGTPIIAGCGDQASAMLGVGIVEPYILFDSAGTASVLALSIDDFRPDMKHKVLLTARSVLPELWYAIAFINGGGQNLRWFRDVFAFSEKEVAKHLQRDPYEILNEEAERLSPGSDGIIFVPHLGGRMCPPQPHFRGVWFGFNWGHSKAGFYRSILEGIAYEYSFYLEIIKDLFPDASFKYTIVVGGGAKSDLWNKIKASVLEMPYVKVNRREGAVFGTAVLAGYGSGLIRDIKDFIKRVVTIEKTMEPVEEWKKVYERYRKFYRKLLIETDHLFLEFLEGECDHDRRN, from the coding sequence ATGTTCTACATTATGGGGGTTGATTTGGGAACTACGAATGTTAAGGCGGCAATTTTCGACGAAAACGGAAAACACGTAGCAGAAGATTCATTGGAAGTTCCTCTCAGACAGCCCAAACCGGGATGGGCTGAACAAGATTTGAACGAGATTCTGTCCGTGGCAACATCGTGTATTCGAAATACACTCGAAAAAGCAAATATAGATCCATCAAAAATCGTCGGAATAGCCTTTGATGGCCAAATGTCTGGCCTTGGAGCTGTTGATAAAAATCTTGAACCTGTCATGCCCTTCGATTCGTGGTTGGACACACGTTGTACTCCTTATATAAAGAAAATGTACAAATATGCTGATTTGATCATTCAGAGATCCGGTGGTGCTCCTGGCTACTCTCATGGTCCCAAGATTTTAAGGTGGAAAGAAGAAATGCCGGAACTCTTCGACAAAATATCAAAGGTTGTGGTACCAGCAACTTACGTTGCTTCAAAACTCGCAGGCCTGAAAGCGAGCGATGTCTTCATTGACTACACGTATCTTCATTTTTCAAATGTATGTGACTTGAAAAATATTCGATGGGACGAGGAATTGTGCCAAATGTTTGGAATCCCCGCAGAAAAACTTCCTCGCATAGTGAAACCGTGGGAAATCGTTGGAAAGTTATCAAAAGAAGCCTCCTCCAAAACGGGTTTGCTTGAGGGAACACCGATAATAGCTGGATGTGGTGACCAAGCATCTGCCATGTTGGGTGTTGGTATTGTAGAACCATACATTCTATTTGATTCCGCTGGAACAGCGAGCGTTCTGGCTCTCTCGATAGACGATTTCAGGCCAGATATGAAACATAAAGTGTTACTCACAGCTCGTTCCGTACTGCCTGAACTCTGGTATGCGATTGCTTTTATAAACGGTGGAGGGCAAAATTTGAGGTGGTTCAGGGATGTATTCGCATTCTCTGAAAAGGAAGTGGCAAAACACCTGCAAAGAGATCCCTATGAAATTCTTAACGAGGAAGCGGAAAGACTCTCTCCAGGGAGTGATGGTATCATTTTCGTACCTCATCTGGGAGGACGAATGTGCCCACCACAACCACACTTCAGAGGTGTCTGGTTCGGGTTCAACTGGGGCCATAGCAAAGCGGGTTTTTACCGTTCCATCCTCGAGGGTATAGCTTACGAATACAGCTTCTATCTGGAGATCATAAAAGACCTTTTCCCCGATGCGTCCTTCAAATACACCATTGTCGTGGGTGGTGGAGCGAAGAGTGATCTCTGGAATAAGATCAAGGCGAGTGTTCTAGAAATGCCTTACGTAAAAGTTAACAGAAGGGAAGGAGCAGTCTTCGGAACAGCCGTCCTGGCAGGGTACGGTTCCGGGCTCATAAGGGATATAAAAGATTTCATAAAAAGAGTAGTAACAATAGAAAAGACCATGGAACCTGTCGAAGAGTGGAAGAAAGTTTATGAAAGATACAGAAAGTTTTACAGAAAACTTCTCATTGAAACAGATCACTTATTCTTGGAGTTTTTGGAGGGCGAGTGTGACCATGACAGAAGAAATTAA
- a CDS encoding GntR family transcriptional regulator encodes MTEEIKKLSFSLKKDSPVPLYHQVEEILYRWITEHMKPGEILPSEKELCDIFQVSRSVIRQALGNLVNRGVIERQRGKGTIVARPKINEYLMAKLIGFYADMKAQGLTPVTKLLSQEIIEADDILAYYLDLNVGDKVAKIERLRYIENEPILTVTTYIPYNLCPTILEEDLENNSLYEILKSKYNINLIWGERIIEAITAESRDAKLLKVKKGAPLLFLRSITYTENNVPVEYYEAKHRADRTRFITRLFMVPVSNETLTKALSAHSKLSKFFSKDYESLT; translated from the coding sequence ATGACAGAAGAAATTAAAAAACTCAGTTTCAGTTTGAAAAAGGATTCTCCTGTTCCTCTGTACCATCAGGTCGAAGAGATACTTTACCGTTGGATAACAGAACATATGAAACCTGGAGAGATACTGCCCAGCGAAAAAGAGCTCTGCGATATCTTCCAGGTGAGTAGAAGCGTCATTAGACAGGCGCTAGGGAATCTGGTGAATCGTGGTGTCATAGAGCGTCAGAGAGGAAAAGGTACCATTGTCGCCAGACCAAAGATAAATGAATATTTGATGGCTAAACTGATTGGTTTCTACGCAGACATGAAAGCGCAAGGATTGACGCCTGTCACTAAACTCCTCTCCCAGGAGATCATAGAAGCTGATGATATACTAGCCTACTATCTGGATCTGAACGTGGGAGACAAGGTCGCCAAAATAGAGAGATTGAGATACATAGAAAACGAACCTATTCTTACGGTGACCACCTACATTCCATACAATCTTTGTCCCACTATACTAGAAGAAGACCTTGAAAATAATTCACTCTACGAAATCTTGAAAAGTAAATACAACATCAATCTCATATGGGGAGAAAGAATCATAGAGGCAATCACCGCTGAAAGTCGGGATGCGAAGCTGTTGAAAGTGAAGAAAGGAGCGCCTCTTCTTTTCCTGAGAAGTATAACCTACACCGAAAACAACGTACCAGTTGAATACTATGAAGCGAAGCACAGAGCAGATCGCACACGATTCATAACTCGTCTATTTATGGTGCCTGTTAGCAATGAAACACTCACCAAGGCTCTCAGTGCGCATTCAAAGCTCTCGAAATTCTTCAGTAAGGATTATGAATCCTTAACATAG
- a CDS encoding aldehyde dehydrogenase family protein, translated as MVFKCIVNGNLIESKTGRVYEVRNPANTKEIVGRVPLLSGEEVEQAIVSAHRAFKEWSTTPPAKRAEIIKKGVEIARKKLEEIARLLTLENGKTLKEAKEEVKASLDSIEYFAEGALRILGETYPTNSENRLSIVVKQPVGVVSAIVPWNYPLLLLAWKIGPALTTGCTVVAKPAHVTPLSTLKMAECFLEAGLPAGVLNIVTGDAREIGKVLLTHPLIAKIAFTGSTNTGRMIMKEAADTVKRLTLELGGNCPLVVFEDADLKEAVKGAVRRAFRNAGQVCNAINRIYVHRSIYKDFLDLFLEETKKIRVGNGLREDVDMGPLTTEEGWKRVKEYVEEAVAKGAKILYGGKKPEGEEYEKGYFFEPTILVDTDHSMKVVKEEVFGPTAPVMTFDTFDEAIEKANDTNYGLVAYVYTKDLGKALRASLLIESGTVGVNNVSGGEYPYPYGGWKQSGFGVENSHHVFDEYLNIKHIRIDF; from the coding sequence ATGGTTTTCAAATGTATCGTGAACGGAAATCTCATCGAATCAAAGACTGGTAGAGTCTATGAGGTAAGAAATCCCGCCAACACCAAGGAGATAGTGGGAAGAGTACCTCTCCTGTCCGGCGAAGAAGTCGAACAAGCCATAGTATCTGCTCATAGGGCTTTTAAAGAATGGAGCACCACGCCTCCCGCAAAGAGAGCCGAAATCATAAAGAAAGGTGTAGAAATAGCGCGGAAAAAATTGGAAGAAATCGCAAGGCTCTTAACATTAGAGAACGGAAAGACCCTGAAGGAGGCTAAAGAAGAGGTAAAAGCTTCTCTTGACTCAATAGAATATTTTGCAGAAGGTGCTCTGAGAATCCTCGGTGAAACGTACCCAACCAACAGCGAAAACAGGTTGAGTATAGTTGTCAAACAACCGGTGGGTGTTGTATCAGCTATCGTCCCATGGAACTATCCTTTGTTACTTCTAGCCTGGAAAATCGGGCCTGCTCTGACAACAGGTTGTACGGTAGTTGCAAAGCCCGCTCATGTTACTCCCCTGTCGACATTGAAAATGGCTGAGTGTTTCTTGGAAGCAGGTCTACCCGCCGGTGTGCTGAACATTGTCACGGGTGACGCAAGAGAAATAGGAAAAGTTTTACTAACGCATCCACTGATCGCGAAGATAGCCTTTACGGGAAGTACGAACACAGGAAGGATGATCATGAAAGAAGCCGCAGATACAGTGAAAAGGTTAACTCTGGAACTGGGAGGAAACTGCCCTCTGGTGGTCTTCGAAGATGCCGATCTCAAAGAAGCGGTAAAAGGCGCCGTGAGGAGAGCCTTCAGGAACGCGGGACAGGTTTGCAATGCCATCAACCGCATCTACGTACATCGGTCCATCTACAAAGACTTTTTGGATCTTTTCCTGGAGGAGACGAAAAAAATAAGGGTGGGAAATGGCCTGAGAGAGGACGTGGACATGGGGCCTTTAACCACCGAGGAGGGGTGGAAGAGGGTTAAAGAGTACGTGGAGGAAGCCGTGGCAAAGGGTGCAAAGATACTGTATGGTGGTAAAAAACCAGAGGGTGAAGAATACGAAAAGGGCTATTTCTTCGAGCCCACGATTCTTGTTGATACAGATCACTCAATGAAGGTGGTGAAGGAGGAAGTGTTCGGCCCCACGGCTCCTGTGATGACTTTTGATACATTCGACGAGGCGATAGAGAAGGCTAACGATACGAATTACGGTCTTGTCGCATATGTTTATACGAAGGATCTGGGGAAGGCTCTCAGGGCTTCCCTGTTGATTGAGAGTGGAACGGTGGGAGTGAACAATGTCTCTGGGGGAGAGTATCCATATCCTTATGGAGGGTGGAAACAGAGCGGATTCGGAGTGGAAAATTCTCATCACGTTTTCGATGAGTACTTGAACATCAAACACATCAGGATTGATTTCTAA
- a CDS encoding glucose-6-phosphate isomerase family protein produces the protein MKPFVVNFSDIGIDFKGNHIVRKYNDIKHIFKTTDPTLERENPVIYEVFEGPIQEKEGELMFLITILYPGTVNGEFFMTKGHYHTVENTAEVYLGLRGKGLILCQTKKGEFEAVEIGPNKVVYIPPFWAHRTVNISDEPLIFFAVYPAHAGHDYETVEKEGFKKRIFRGDNGILFVEQ, from the coding sequence ATGAAACCGTTTGTGGTCAATTTCAGCGATATTGGTATAGATTTTAAAGGCAATCATATTGTGAGGAAATACAATGACATAAAACATATTTTCAAAACCACAGATCCTACATTGGAGAGAGAAAATCCTGTGATTTACGAGGTTTTTGAAGGGCCCATTCAAGAAAAAGAAGGCGAACTCATGTTTCTAATCACTATTCTTTATCCGGGCACTGTGAACGGAGAATTTTTCATGACAAAAGGACACTACCATACAGTAGAAAATACAGCCGAAGTTTATCTGGGTCTACGTGGTAAAGGATTGATTCTCTGTCAGACGAAAAAAGGTGAATTTGAAGCCGTAGAGATAGGGCCGAACAAGGTGGTATACATCCCACCATTCTGGGCGCACAGGACTGTGAATATATCGGACGAACCCCTGATCTTTTTCGCCGTTTATCCTGCTCACGCAGGTCACGACTATGAAACTGTTGAAAAAGAAGGTTTTAAAAAGAGAATCTTTAGGGGAGATAATGGTATTTTGTTTGTGGAACAATAA
- a CDS encoding potassium channel beta subunit family protein → MEYRKVGKWGVKISELSLGSWLTFGKQLDLDTATEVVKKAFNSGINFFDTAEAYAGGIAEAMLGKILKNFRREDLVVSTKIFWGGSGPNDLGLSKKHLLEGTWNSLKRLQMDYVDILYCHRPDSNVPMEEVVFAMDYILREGLALYWGTSEWSAKEIEEAHRVCKELGVMPPIVEQPQYNMFVRERVEKEYAPLYEKYGMGLTTYSPLASGLLSGKYNNGIPENSRLATFPQVRKWLEEGGLLNEKTFEKLRKLQNIADQLGASLPQLAIAWILKNKNVSSVILGVSRPEQLEENLKAVEIKEKLTDEVMEEIEKILNE, encoded by the coding sequence ATGGAGTACAGAAAAGTAGGAAAATGGGGTGTCAAGATCAGCGAACTCTCTCTTGGATCCTGGCTCACGTTTGGAAAACAGCTCGACCTCGATACTGCCACAGAAGTGGTGAAAAAGGCATTCAACAGTGGAATAAACTTCTTCGACACGGCAGAGGCGTACGCGGGTGGAATAGCAGAGGCGATGCTTGGAAAAATACTCAAGAACTTCAGAAGAGAGGACCTCGTCGTTTCCACGAAGATCTTCTGGGGTGGAAGTGGCCCGAACGATCTGGGGCTTTCGAAGAAGCATCTTCTCGAGGGGACCTGGAACTCTTTGAAGAGGCTTCAGATGGACTACGTGGATATCCTCTACTGTCACAGACCCGATTCGAACGTTCCCATGGAAGAAGTTGTCTTCGCGATGGACTACATTTTGAGAGAAGGGCTTGCACTCTACTGGGGAACCTCTGAGTGGAGTGCAAAGGAGATAGAGGAAGCGCACAGGGTTTGTAAGGAACTGGGCGTCATGCCTCCCATCGTGGAGCAACCGCAGTACAACATGTTCGTGAGAGAAAGGGTGGAAAAAGAGTACGCACCTCTCTACGAAAAGTACGGCATGGGGCTGACTACTTATTCACCTCTCGCGTCTGGCCTTCTTTCTGGAAAATACAACAACGGAATTCCAGAGAATTCAAGACTTGCCACGTTCCCGCAGGTGAGGAAGTGGCTTGAAGAGGGAGGTCTTCTCAACGAAAAAACCTTCGAAAAGCTCAGAAAACTCCAGAATATAGCGGACCAGCTCGGAGCGAGCCTTCCACAGCTTGCCATCGCGTGGATCTTGAAAAACAAAAACGTCAGCAGTGTCATTCTCGGAGTGAGCAGACCAGAACAGCTCGAAGAGAACCTGAAAGCAGTCGAGATCAAAGAAAAACTCACAGATGAAGTAATGGAAGAGATAGAAAAGATCCTGAATGAATAA
- a CDS encoding Gfo/Idh/MocA family protein — translation MRKIRLGVVGCGIAARELHLPALKNLSHLFEITAVTSRTKSHAEEFAKMVGNPVVFDSYEELLDSGLVDAVDLTLPVELNLPFIEKALQKGVHVICEKPISTDVETGKKVVELSKKSEKTVYIAENFRHVPAFWKAKELVESGSIGDPVFMSWQIWVGMDESNEYVHTDWRKKPKHVGGFLSDGGVHHAAAMRLILGEIEWVSAVAKDLSPLLGGMDFLSSIFEFENGTVGNYTVSYSLKGKERFEITGTNGKISIAWDRIVLNEEEIRVPQENSYQKEFEDFYHVVVEGKSNDLGSPVQALKDLAFIEACVKSGGNRVFVSSLL, via the coding sequence TTGAGAAAGATCAGATTGGGTGTTGTGGGGTGTGGAATCGCCGCTCGAGAGCTGCACCTTCCTGCTCTGAAGAACCTTTCCCATCTCTTTGAGATCACGGCTGTCACGAGTAGAACGAAGTCTCACGCTGAAGAGTTCGCGAAAATGGTCGGAAATCCTGTTGTTTTCGATAGCTACGAGGAACTTTTGGATTCTGGTCTTGTTGACGCGGTCGACCTCACACTTCCCGTTGAATTGAACCTCCCGTTCATTGAGAAGGCTCTTCAAAAAGGAGTCCATGTGATCTGTGAAAAACCCATCTCAACGGACGTGGAAACGGGAAAGAAAGTTGTCGAGTTGTCAAAAAAGTCTGAAAAGACAGTCTACATCGCGGAAAATTTCAGACACGTTCCGGCCTTCTGGAAGGCGAAAGAGCTCGTTGAGAGCGGGTCGATAGGTGATCCTGTTTTCATGAGCTGGCAGATCTGGGTGGGGATGGACGAAAGCAACGAGTACGTCCACACCGACTGGAGGAAGAAACCGAAACACGTTGGAGGTTTTCTCTCGGACGGCGGTGTGCACCACGCAGCGGCGATGAGGTTGATTCTTGGTGAGATAGAATGGGTTTCCGCCGTTGCGAAGGATCTTTCTCCGCTTCTCGGGGGAATGGATTTTCTTTCCTCTATATTCGAGTTCGAAAACGGCACAGTCGGAAACTACACGGTTTCGTACTCTCTGAAGGGAAAAGAGCGGTTTGAAATCACAGGAACGAATGGAAAAATTTCCATAGCCTGGGACAGGATCGTTCTGAACGAAGAGGAAATAAGAGTTCCACAGGAAAACAGCTACCAGAAAGAGTTTGAAGATTTCTATCACGTGGTTGTGGAGGGAAAATCGAACGATCTGGGAAGTCCGGTTCAGGCTCTGAAGGATCTTGCATTTATAGAAGCCTGTGTGAAATCGGGGGGAAACAGAGTGTTCGTTTCAAGTCTACTGTAA
- a CDS encoding DUF6512 family protein codes for MLWKALIFLGIYAVLHFGYELSGWEFLKPICGVDESVFEHLKIGFWAYFFTNIIEYFFAKKKHGFWYPRILSTVLLPWFIVLIWYMLPVFFGHIESLAVDLSWAFVVTFLAAILSEIFERNLERNSIGTDFKTVIVVLFIISIIFYTAFSFEKPWIDVFTEH; via the coding sequence ATGCTCTGGAAGGCTTTGATCTTTCTGGGTATCTACGCTGTTCTTCACTTTGGCTACGAACTCTCCGGCTGGGAATTCTTAAAGCCCATCTGTGGAGTTGACGAGTCTGTCTTTGAACATCTCAAGATCGGCTTCTGGGCGTACTTTTTCACGAATATCATCGAGTATTTCTTCGCGAAGAAAAAACACGGGTTCTGGTATCCTCGTATCCTATCAACAGTTCTTCTTCCCTGGTTCATAGTGCTCATCTGGTACATGCTTCCTGTGTTCTTTGGACACATCGAATCGCTTGCTGTGGATCTTTCCTGGGCTTTTGTGGTAACCTTCCTTGCTGCGATCCTGTCGGAAATTTTCGAGAGAAATCTGGAAAGAAACTCTATCGGAACAGATTTCAAAACAGTGATAGTTGTACTTTTCATCATCTCCATAATCTTCTACACCGCTTTTTCATTTGAAAAACCTTGGATCGACGTCTTCACTGAACATTGA